gtgtttcagcctggggctggaatgacgacattcagctttttcccgggctctgagagcctatgggagccgtgggaagtgtcacgttaccgcagagatcctttgttttggaaagagatgtcaaagaaagccaataaatggtcagacaggccacttcctgtaaaggaatctctcaggtttttgcctgccatatgagttctgttatactcacagacaccattcaaacagttttagaaactttagggtgttttctatccatatctaataagtatatgcatattctagttactgggtaggagtagtaaccagattaaatcgggtacgttttttatccggcggtgtaaatactgccccctagccctaagaggttaaataCACTTTACTCGAGTTTCCATAACTTTGTACGTTTttttaagttaagaacaaattcttatttacaatgactgcctacccccggccaaacccagacgactctgggccaattgcccgacgccctatgggactcccaatcacgtccggttgtgatacagcctggaatcgaaccagggtctgtagtgacgcctctagcactgagatgtagtgcattagactgctgcgccactcgggagccctacagtaccagtcaaaagtttggacacaccaactcattcaagggttttttactatttctacattgtagaataatagtgaagacatcaaaactatgaaataacacatatggaatcatgtagtaaccaaacaatggtaaaacaaatcaaaatatattttagattcttcaaagtagtcaccatttgccttgataatAGCGTTGCACacgtttggcattctctcaaccagcttcacctggaatgcatttccaactatcttgaagaagttcccacatatgctgagcacttgttagctgcttttccatcactctgtggtccaactcatcccaaaccatctcaattgggttgaggtcgggtgattgtggaggccaggtcatctgatacagcactccatcactctccttcttggtcaaatagcccatacacagcctggaggtgtgttggatcattgtcctgctgaagatcaaatgataatcccactaagcgtaaaccagatgggatggcatatcgctgtggtagccatgctggttaagtgtgccttgaattctaaataaatcacagacagtgtcaccagcaaagcaccatcacacctcctcctccatgcttcatggtgggaaatacacatgaggagatcatccattcacctactctgcgtctcacaaagacatggcagttggaaccaaaaatcttaaatttggactcatcagaccaaaggacagatttccaccggtctaatgtccattgctcgtgtttcttggcccaagcaagtctcttcttcttattggtgtcctttagtaggggtttctttgcagcgcttagaccatgaaggcctgattcacgctgtctcctctgaactgttgatgttgaactctgtgaagcatttatttgggctgcaatctgaggtgcagttaactctaatgaacttatcctctgcagaagaggtaactctgggtcttcctttcctgtggcggtcctcatgagagccagtttcatcatagcgcttgacggtTAAACTTTTGAAGTTgttgacattttccatattgactgactttcatgtcttaaagtaatgatgaactgaccttcatgtcttaaagtaatgatggactgaccttcatgtcttaaagtaatgatggactgaccttcatgtcttaaagtaatgatggactgtcgtttctctttgcttatttgagctgttcttgccataatatggacttggtattttaccaaaaagggctatcttctgtataccacccctaccttgtcacaacacaactgattggctcaaacgcattaaggaaagaaattccacaaatgaacttttaacaaggcacaccttttttATTTGAAATGCAGTCCAGGTGActactgttaggttctaatttttcagagtaagtaactcacggacactagagaagcttaaccaagttgaaTTCTCCCCAAAGGGtcgttacagctgtaattcagacacaGACATGGCTTCCCCCGTGGTGGTATTCAGACCCcactttgggtggagtctcctcctcatctctaaaCATTGCGTCATTCTCGCTAAGCAGGGAACTAAGTCATATGAACCTTCAGCGGTTTCTTCCCTTGTCAGTACTGTCACGGTTGGTTTCCCTGCACTCAGTCCCTCCCAAGCTTCATTATGGCATCCCTCATGTCTCCTTTGTAACTAATGTTCCTATACTCTGAGTATAACAATGTTCAACGTTTACCCCAggatccaagagtgtgcaaagctgtcatcaaggcaaagggcggctactttgaagaatctcaaatataaaatatattttgatttgtttaacatttcttaattttgatgtcttcattatcattctacaaagtagaaaacaaagggaaaaaccctggaatgagtaggtttgtccaaacttttgactggtactgtgtatctgTTTTATTTCCTATCTTTTATTCATTCATACAGGTTCTCAGAAATTGAGTTTTTTTTCTGCTGTATGTTATATGTTGAAAATGAGATGTTATATTGTCTTTTTTCAGGATCACAGAGGCCTTTATCAAGGCGAACCCCCACATCCAGATTCAAGGTTCAGGGGGAAAGATGTTCACCATCTCCGCAGCAATAGACGACATGGAGGCCTACACTAAACTCACTGGTCCGTTCAACCCCATAGAAATATAAAGTGTACAATGGCTCTGGTCTGTTCTACTTACCCAGACAACCAGAGCTTTGAGAGTTTTATGCGTCAAGGCTGTCCAAACAGGCTGGGTTTGCCATacctgttttttttgtgtggtaCATTCCTGTCCATACAATTACTGCTGGGTTTGGTTTGCATGATTACCTCTCATCTTCCCACGCTCCTTATcaccttgtctctccctctcacctgtctctctccctttctcctcccttcccctgtaGACAATATGTTTGAGCAGATTCTGTACTCGTCGTCCTCTAAGCTGGCTGAGGCCAGAGAGATCCTTCAAAACATCACCTGCAGACGCCTCTACAAGTGTGTGGGACAGACCCAGACTGAGGTGCGCGTGGAGGtttcacaggtgtgtgtgtgcgtgtgcgtgtgtgtgcgtgtgtttggagAGAGGATATCCTTCCAGGGCTTACTAGCAGAGCTTTCTACGAGATTCATATTATGTGCCTCTCATCCTCGTCTTCTCTTCCCCCAGAAAAAGCTCCTGGAGTGGGCAGGCTGTGTGGCGAGGTCCAGGCCTCGGAATGACCTTAAACATGTTACTCTGCAGCCAGAGGACTTTGTTGTCCATGTGAGTGTCCAGTCTTTTCACCTCAATCAGGGAACTGATTGAATACATTTTACCATAAGCCCCCCCGCCTTCTCTATAGGTAACCCTTTGTTACCAGTTGCTCTGTTGAAAATAGGTATCTCTTTGCATGTCCATCTCTACCCCCTATCTTTCTCTCCATCAGATCATCAACATGGACTGGGGTATGAAGGAGAAGAACCCCATCAACAACATGCGTTTCTACTGTAAGAACGACCCAACCAAAGCTTACCAGATCAGCAAGGACCAGGTCACTACTTCAATGCACTTACGTATACCTATTTTAGAATTATCCAATCATTTTTGGAGCTTGGAAACATGATATAAGGCAATTGTTGTTCCTGTAGGTGTCCAAGCTGCTGCCAGAAAGGTTTGCTGAGCAGCTTATCAGGGTCTACTGTAAGAAGACTGATGAGAGGACCATGGAGGCAGCTAAGAAGAACTTTGCCCAGTGGTGTATGGATATGAACTTCTCCAAACCTCAGGTCAGGAGGCCTCGCTCTTTCCTTTATATATCATTTTATCTCAAGCTTTTAGCGTTTTTACATTGTGTGGGGAAGATGACAGTGCAAGGCCAAGCCAGCTAGCTATCACTATCTTACCTGCACCACACAGAGTATTTTTCCTATGTTTAAAATTGACACTGGTatccctgtgtgtttgtgttcacatTTGTTTAGGATGGAGATGTGATTACACCAGAGGTCACCTAGGACCAGGGGTTGGTGACCACCACCTCAAGAAAATGAGTCAGGCTTTCAGAAGAAGTCTCTTTACTCAGGGTTCTGTTCACTCTGATTCAGTTTTCCAGGGATTAGATCATGTAGTCTTTCTTTTATTTACTTTTGATGTTTTATTTCAAGCGTACATTTTAGGTTTGGTTATCTTAACGTTATGCTATTTCATGGTAAGAGAAGTGTAGGAGTATGTGAGTATACATACCTGTTCTCCCAGGCTATGCATGTTGACGTGCCACTATCACACATGGCTCTTTCAGATAGCCAAGCAACGACTTTTACATATTTATCCATCCTGGTGGAAGTTACTCTTTGGACAATCATGCTTTACCTTGTAATACTCCCAAAGCTGAATGGGAACTTATCCTTGGTGTTATATTGATCAACATGCAAACAAACAGGTAACCGTTGTTTGTGTTTCAGGGCATTGTCTTTCTTTTATGCATGGTTTCTACGCTGTTTTAGTTGTTATATACCCAGCTACCATAGTTAGCCTGGTCAtgcatatctacagtatctagacTAAAGTAGGAGTTGGCTAAGCACATACAGATCAAAGATCAGGGTACAATGTAGCTTAATTATCTTCCGAAAAGACACCACTTTAACTGACAAACAATGTTAAGTTATCATATTATCTTTGTTTTCATCCATGTACCCTACTGAGGCAAGCAGCTATCTGTCTAGTGTTTGGTATCATTTGGGAGTCTCGTTATCTTCATTTAAACAACATGAACACAATGTTTACCCTAAAGTCTGCCTCGATGAGCCCACAGCTGTTGATCAGACAGACATGTTTGTTGATTTAAGTTATGCACTTTgttttaaataaataatataattttgAATGAAAGACTAATGAGGTGGAGAGTCTCACTTTTTGAAGGGTTTTGTAATACAGAATGTAACCGGCCACATCTGCGAAATACAACCCTCTTCTCTGCCTGGCTATCTGAGTTCTGTTTCCTTAGAACTTTGTGTAGAAGACAGCTCTAGCATCCTGAATCCTCAATTTAACCATTATAGGGGTGAACAGAAAACAaatctcggttaacccagaacaAAAATCTTGCGTTATTTGATCAGCTGCGTGATTTAGTTCTGGGTCCATACCTATTAGAAATTGGGAGTTCCGGTTTGCGAAGTCTCCACCTCACAAAAGGAAACTCTCAGCCGTAAACCAGATGTAACCTGGATATAGACGTTCCATAAATCGGCATGCGAAAGTGAGTAGATTACCTTGAAAACAATGGTCAGGCATCTTGGACGCAGTTTCCAGTTATTATTCCTCAGTGGAATTACTGCTGCTCCTTATACCAGAGACGGAAGAGGAAGCTGAGACATCCGACTCAATGTTTTCTGATCGGGGCGGGGCCACTCTGGTCTGCTTATTGCCCCTGACCCGCAGAGGTATCCCTGTGTGCTAACACTTACACAGACCGAGACCTTGGGGGGTCTATGGTAAACGGCTTGAGTCGTTCATCTTAGGTTATACTATGCATTCCATCCCGTTGTGAGAGGGTCAGTGCTGTCTGGGTTCCTTGGGACATTCctaccctaaaccttaacctTGGGCTAAGGGGCAGcaattgacacggctggataaaaaaaaatgtacccgatttaatctggttaccaatcctacccagtaactagaatatgcatatacttattatatatggatagaaaacaccctaaattttccaaaactgtttgaatggtgtctgtgagtataacagaactcaaatggcaggtcaaaacctgagagaattcctttacaggaagtggaacctgtctgaccatttctggaacttctttgccatctctatcagggtttactaaggatctctgctttagacacttcccacgtcgtccataggctctcagagcccgggaaaaagagaatgtcgtcattcagccccaggctgaaacacattatcgcctttctcaagtggcccatcaagagacactagcttatgcgcgtgaccccgatccgccccgcctttgggatttttttcctctgtttgccgaaaaggagattcgcctgtggaatattatcgcttttctacgagaaaatgcCGTAAAATGATTTTAgctaacagcggttgacatgtttcgaacggcaatggaatactttgaattttattgtcgggAATTGCGCCGAGCGCGACGCTTCTTTACtattttcggatagtgtctggaacgcacacaAAACGGAgcttattcggatataacgatggattattttggaccaaaccaacatttgttattgaagtagacgtcctgggtgtgcattcagACGAAGAGAACAAAGGTAATGGTAATATTTTATAATAGTAATGTTATGgttagtgctaaacttgccgggtgtctaaatacgagcccgtgatgcctgggacaggtatacttagaatattgcaaaatgtgctttcaccaaaggctattttaaaatcggacatatcgagtgcatagaggaggtctgtaatctataattcttaaaataattgttatgctttttgcgaATGTTTATCGGTAATTTAGTAATttaatgttagcgaattccccgaagtttgcgggggtatgctagttctgaacgtcacatgcataatgtaaaaagctggttttgatataaatatgaacttgattgaacaaaacatgcatgtattgtataacataatgtcctagggtgtgtcatctgatggagattatcaaaggtgagtgctgcatttagctgttttctgggttttggtgacattatatgctggcttgaaaaatgggtgtctgattatttctggcttggtactctgctgacataatctaatgttttgctttcgttgtaaagcctttttgaaatcggacagtgtggttagattaacgagagtcttatctttaaatggctgtaaaatagtcatatgtttgagaaattgaagtaataggattttgaagattttgaaaatcgcgccacaggctggcagtggctgttacgtaggtgggacgaattcgtcccgccggtcccatagaggttaaccctaaccttaacccttaccttaacaatGCTGCTCGCTCAATAggcctatttggaagttgataactttggtagcctacagacagaataatcttctcttttcagcaggatccatttgctttccaacctgcaattgtatttgaaatattgcgaaagCCCTGTTGTAGCTGCatcactgacagatttgccacATGTTCCCAACTTGTAGGCATGCCTTGTGATtgggctacacacaatccacagctatttttttaaataagctaTTGATCCTCTCTGGCTAAATTACAGGCCTACTCCTGGTGTAGTAATCTGAATgatttcatttctttctgaacagacagaAGTAATCTATCACTTAggcaaatgtattttaatgtatcGGGTGCTGCACCAACTCAAG
Above is a window of Salmo salar chromosome ssa03, Ssal_v3.1, whole genome shotgun sequence DNA encoding:
- the LOC123741588 gene encoding deoxynucleoside triphosphate triphosphohydrolase SAMHD1 isoform X1, translating into MSRITEAFIKANPHIQIQGSGGKMFTISAAIDDMEAYTKLTDNMFEQILYSSSSKLAEAREILQNITCRRLYKCVGQTQTEVRVEVSQKKLLEWAGCVARSRPRNDLKHVTLQPEDFVVHIINMDWGMKEKNPINNMRFYCKNDPTKAYQISKDQVSKLLPERFAEQLIRVYCKKTDERTMEAAKKNFAQWCMDMNFSKPQDGDVITPEVT
- the LOC123741588 gene encoding deoxynucleoside triphosphate triphosphohydrolase SAMHD1 isoform X2, translating into MSRITEAFIKANPHIQIQGSGGKMFTISAAIDDMEAYTKLTDNMFEQILYSSSSKLAEAREILQNITCRRLYKCVGQTQTEKKLLEWAGCVARSRPRNDLKHVTLQPEDFVVHIINMDWGMKEKNPINNMRFYCKNDPTKAYQISKDQVSKLLPERFAEQLIRVYCKKTDERTMEAAKKNFAQWCMDMNFSKPQDGDVITPEVT